A window of the Streptomyces formicae genome harbors these coding sequences:
- a CDS encoding NAD(P)H-dependent flavin oxidoreductase, translating to METELSRKLGIEHAIFGFTPFPAVAAAITRAGGFGVLGAVRYTAPDDLARDLDWLQEHAGGKPYGLDVVMPAKKAEAPGNRTLTEADVEAMIPEGHRRFVEETLAKHGVPAFPEGEASGWRITGWMEQVARSQLDVAFDYPIKLLANALGSPPPDVVARAHDHGVLVAALAGSAKHARRHAEAGIDIVVAQGYEAGGHTGEIASMVLTPEAVDAVSPLPVLAAGGIGSGEQIAAGLALGAQGVWLGSIWLTTAEADLHSRALTEKLLAAGSGDTVRSRALSGKPARQLRTEWTDAWDDPNGPGALPMPLQGLLVADAVSRIQKYEVEPLLGTPVGQIVGRMNSERSVQQVFDDLTRGFERAVDRINRIAGRRAS from the coding sequence ATGGAGACGGAGCTGAGCAGGAAACTGGGGATCGAGCACGCCATCTTCGGCTTCACGCCGTTCCCCGCGGTCGCCGCAGCCATCACCCGGGCCGGCGGTTTCGGCGTCCTCGGTGCGGTCCGCTACACCGCGCCCGACGACCTCGCCCGCGATCTCGACTGGTTGCAGGAGCACGCCGGCGGAAAGCCGTACGGCCTCGACGTCGTGATGCCCGCCAAGAAGGCCGAGGCCCCGGGAAACCGAACGCTGACGGAGGCCGACGTCGAGGCGATGATCCCCGAAGGGCACCGCCGCTTCGTCGAGGAGACCCTCGCCAAGCACGGCGTGCCGGCGTTCCCGGAGGGCGAGGCGTCCGGCTGGCGGATCACCGGCTGGATGGAGCAGGTCGCCCGCAGCCAGCTCGACGTCGCCTTCGACTACCCGATCAAGCTGCTCGCCAACGCGCTCGGCTCCCCGCCGCCGGACGTCGTCGCCCGCGCCCACGACCACGGCGTCCTGGTCGCTGCCCTCGCCGGCAGCGCCAAGCACGCCCGCCGCCACGCCGAGGCCGGCATCGACATCGTCGTCGCCCAGGGCTACGAGGCCGGCGGCCACACCGGCGAGATCGCCTCCATGGTCCTCACCCCGGAAGCCGTCGACGCCGTCTCGCCGCTGCCCGTCCTGGCCGCCGGAGGCATCGGCAGCGGGGAGCAGATCGCCGCCGGACTCGCCCTCGGCGCCCAGGGCGTCTGGCTCGGCTCGATCTGGCTCACCACCGCCGAGGCCGACCTGCACTCCCGCGCCCTCACGGAGAAACTCCTCGCCGCCGGCTCCGGTGACACCGTCCGCTCCCGCGCCCTCTCCGGCAAACCCGCCCGCCAACTGCGCACCGAGTGGACCGACGCCTGGGACGACCCGAACGGCCCCGGCGCCCTGCCCATGCCGCTCCAGGGCCTCCTCGTCGCCGACGCCGTCTCCCGTATCCAGAAGTACGAGGTCGAACCGCTACTCGGCACCCCCGTCGGCCAGATCGTCGGCCGCATGAACTCCGAACGCAGCGTGCAGCAGGTCTTCGACGACCTGACCCGCGGATTCGAGCGCGCCGTCGACCGCATCAACCGGATCGCCGGGAGGAGGGCTTCATGA
- a CDS encoding serine hydrolase domain-containing protein produces the protein MTEVSAGRAISRRRLGGGGLALGGALMVGAFPGGAAAAAAPAPRHGRTTLRRGTPEQAGLIAAHLDTLVTDAERYLAPSPKHPWYAGAVLLAGRGGTVALHRPIGMAVRYAAYDATTDTGVEFPPEEQIPMAEDTVFDLASVSKLFTSILAVQQIERGTLELEERVAAYLPEFGAAGKQDVTVRQLLTHTSGFRAWIPLFKEPTREGQLRLLWNEAPANPPGTRYLYSDLNLISLQLVLEEVTGRPLDALLHDEITAPLGMHRTRFNPPASWQPKIAATEDARLPWSGLERGLVWGEVHDENAYGFGGVAGHAGVFSCAWDLAVLARTLLNGGAYGRARILSDESVELMFTDFNTAFPGDEHGLGFELYQHWYMGAMATPRTAGHTGFTGTSLVLDPSTDSFLVVLGNSVHPVRSWRSGSAPRVAAANNMARAVAVRPAQGRTAWFSGMAGATTATLALPEVRPVTADARLLCGLWWDTEPGADKVFLEASSDGGASWQPVPFTTVRAGRSPEPHPEGYATGWSGRRWHRLEAPLTAWRGPVRVRWRYATDQLYVGRGVYVDGLRVEDGERVLFDERRAGDVGRIEAVGWTVSSD, from the coding sequence ATGACGGAGGTCTCGGCGGGCAGAGCGATCAGCCGTCGCCGGCTGGGCGGCGGGGGGCTGGCACTGGGAGGAGCGCTGATGGTCGGAGCGTTCCCGGGCGGCGCCGCGGCGGCGGCCGCACCGGCGCCCCGGCACGGCCGCACGACGCTGCGGCGCGGCACCCCGGAGCAGGCCGGGCTGATCGCGGCGCACCTGGACACGCTCGTCACGGACGCCGAGAGGTACCTCGCACCCTCCCCCAAGCACCCCTGGTACGCGGGCGCGGTGCTCCTCGCGGGCCGGGGCGGGACGGTGGCGCTGCACCGGCCGATCGGCATGGCGGTGCGGTACGCGGCGTACGACGCGACCACCGACACGGGCGTGGAGTTCCCGCCCGAGGAGCAGATCCCGATGGCCGAGGACACGGTCTTCGACCTCGCCTCCGTCTCCAAGCTGTTCACCTCGATCCTGGCCGTGCAGCAGATCGAGCGGGGCACGCTGGAGCTGGAGGAGCGGGTCGCCGCATACCTTCCGGAGTTCGGCGCCGCGGGCAAGCAGGACGTCACCGTACGGCAGTTGCTCACGCACACCTCCGGGTTCCGGGCGTGGATCCCGCTCTTCAAGGAACCCACCCGGGAGGGGCAGCTGCGGCTGCTGTGGAACGAGGCGCCGGCTAATCCGCCCGGCACCCGCTACCTGTACTCCGACCTCAATCTGATCTCCCTCCAGCTGGTCCTGGAGGAGGTCACCGGCCGCCCTCTGGACGCGCTGCTCCACGACGAGATCACGGCTCCCCTCGGCATGCACCGCACGCGGTTCAACCCGCCGGCCTCCTGGCAGCCGAAGATCGCCGCGACCGAGGACGCACGGCTGCCGTGGTCGGGTCTGGAGCGCGGGCTGGTCTGGGGCGAGGTGCACGACGAGAACGCGTACGGGTTCGGCGGGGTCGCGGGGCACGCCGGGGTGTTCTCGTGCGCGTGGGACCTGGCGGTGCTCGCGCGGACCCTGCTCAACGGCGGGGCGTACGGGCGGGCGAGGATCCTGTCCGATGAGTCGGTGGAGCTGATGTTCACGGACTTCAACACGGCGTTCCCCGGCGACGAGCACGGGCTCGGCTTCGAGCTGTACCAGCACTGGTACATGGGCGCGATGGCCACGCCGCGGACGGCAGGCCACACGGGGTTCACCGGCACGAGCCTCGTACTCGACCCGTCGACGGACTCGTTCCTCGTGGTGCTCGGCAACTCCGTCCATCCGGTGCGCAGTTGGCGCTCGGGGAGCGCGCCGCGGGTCGCCGCGGCGAACAACATGGCGCGCGCCGTCGCGGTGCGGCCCGCGCAGGGGCGTACCGCCTGGTTCTCCGGGATGGCGGGGGCGACGACGGCGACGCTGGCGCTGCCGGAGGTGAGGCCGGTGACGGCGGACGCCCGGCTGCTCTGCGGCCTGTGGTGGGACACGGAGCCGGGGGCCGACAAGGTCTTCCTGGAGGCGTCGTCCGACGGCGGCGCGAGCTGGCAGCCGGTGCCGTTCACGACGGTGCGGGCCGGCCGGAGCCCCGAGCCCCACCCGGAGGGGTACGCCACCGGCTGGTCCGGCCGCCGCTGGCACCGCCTGGAGGCGCCGCTGACCGCGTGGCGCGGGCCGGTGCGGGTGCGGTGGCGGTACGCGACGGACCAGCTGTACGTGGGGCGGGGGGTGTACGTGGACGGGCTGCGGGTGGAGGACGGCGAGCGGGTGCTCTTCGACGAGCGTCGGGCGGGGGACGTGGGCCGGATCGAGGCGGTGGGGTGGACGGTGTCGTCCGACTGA